The DNA window CTGGTACTAGTGCATTGATCATTACAATGGATATCGACTTGCCAGGTTTGGATTCGTCGGCCACATTTAATCGGCGTTGCAATGGCTCTTAATTCACCATTTGATACCGCAATGAGGTGCTCTGTGGTAATATTAACTCCGAGAGCTATTTGATCTTGTTGACGATCAGCTAACCATTGATTGGCACCTAAGGAAGCTGCGGTTTCAGCGAGGACTGCATTTATCCCACCATGAACGATTCCATAAGGTTGCTTGAGTTTATCACTTACTTTAACAGTGATAACGCATTTGTTAGCTGTGACTGATTGAGTTTGAATATCTAAATTTTCTAATAGGTTCATTATTATTGACCTCACAAAAGGAGTAGAGTAGTTATGACAATAGTTAATTGGCAACCGGTTAAAGATTATTCTGAGATTATTTTTGAACGAGCGGGAGAGATTGCAAAAATTACAATGAATCGTCCAGAAAAAATGAACGCCTTTACCCCCGTTACAATTCAAGAAATGATCGATGCGTTTACCATCTGTCGTGATGATAGCACAATTGGGGTGATTATCCTAACCGGTGCCGGTGATAAGGCTTTCTCATCTGGTGGTGACCAAGGAGTTCGGGGTAACGGTGGATATGTCGGCCCCGATAAGATTGCCCGTCTCAATGTCCTTGACTTGCAGCATTTAATCCGGATTATCCCTAAACCAGTCATTGCGATGGTAAAAGGCTGGTCAGTTGGTGGCGGAAATATCTTGCAACTTGTCTGTGACTTAACAATTGCTGCTGACAATGCCAAATTTGGGCAAACCGGTCCCAAGGTCGGCAGTTTTGATGCTGGCTATGGATCTGGTTACCTTGCCCGCGTGATCGGTCACAAACGGGCAAAGGAAGTCTGGTTCTTAAACCACTTCTACAGTGCCGAAGAAGCCTATCAGATGAACTGGATTAATAAAGTTGTGCCATTAGACCAAGTTGAATCGGTTACCTTGGACTGGTGTAACGAAATTTTGAAGAAGTCACCAACGGCATTACGGTTTATTAAGGCTGCGATGAATGCTGATACTGATGGACTAGCTGGCCTCCAACAACTCGGTGGTGATGCGACGATGCTCTTCTACACCACTGATGAAGGTAAAGAAGGGCGCGATGCCTTTAACGAAAAACGGGACCCTGATTTTGACCAGTTCCCTAAATTCCCATAAAAAGAGGCAATTTAAATGGAAACACAAAACTGGCTATTAAAGCAAGCGGCAACTCAGCCGAACCAGATTGCAATTGATGATGGTAATGAGCGCCTGTCATTTGCTGAATTAAAAAAACAAGTAGAGGTACTTGTGGGAAAAATTGACCGCCTTAATCCTGGTTCGCGGGTAGGCCTCCTAGCTACTAATACTCTGATGAGCTATAAATTAGCATTAGCAATCATGTGTAGTGGTCGCACGATTGTCTGGTTAAACTGGCGGCTTGCTGGTGAAGAGCTTGAACGACAGATTAAAGACAGTGGAGTTCAGTTGTGTTTGGTTGAAAATTCTCTCTGGCGATCAGGGATGACGAATCCTTTTAAGTCTTACAGTGCATTCTTGATAATAAATGCTGATCCAGAAGAGTTGATTCCGGTATTTAAATCAGACTGGGTAGCCAGCATCATGTATACTTCTGGGACGACTGGTAAGCCTAAAGGAGTTTTGCAAACTTTCGGCAACCATTTTTATTCAGCAGTCTCTTCTGCATTGAATTTAGGTTTGTCGTCCGCAGATAAGTGGTTGTGTGTAGCGCCGATCTTTCATATTAGTGGTTTTTCGATTATTATGCGGGGATTAATTTACGGGATGACTGTTCGCTTGGTTGAGAAGTTCCGTGCTGAAGAAATTGAACGAATTTTAGCAAACGAAACGGTCACCATTATGTCGGTTGTGCCTTTTATGCTGAAAAAGCTCATTCAGCAGCAAAATAAGACTAATACGCACTATAATTCAGCATTTCGTTGTATGTT is part of the Limosilactobacillus reuteri genome and encodes:
- a CDS encoding PaaI family thioesterase, whose translation is MNLLENLDIQTQSVTANKCVITVKVSDKLKQPYGIVHGGINAVLAETAASLGANQWLADRQQDQIALGVNITTEHLIAVSNGELRAIATPIKCGRRIQTWQVDIHCNDQCTSTSIVTLINQPHP
- the menB gene encoding 1,4-dihydroxy-2-naphthoyl-CoA synthase; this translates as MTIVNWQPVKDYSEIIFERAGEIAKITMNRPEKMNAFTPVTIQEMIDAFTICRDDSTIGVIILTGAGDKAFSSGGDQGVRGNGGYVGPDKIARLNVLDLQHLIRIIPKPVIAMVKGWSVGGGNILQLVCDLTIAADNAKFGQTGPKVGSFDAGYGSGYLARVIGHKRAKEVWFLNHFYSAEEAYQMNWINKVVPLDQVESVTLDWCNEILKKSPTALRFIKAAMNADTDGLAGLQQLGGDATMLFYTTDEGKEGRDAFNEKRDPDFDQFPKFP
- a CDS encoding o-succinylbenzoate--CoA ligase — translated: METQNWLLKQAATQPNQIAIDDGNERLSFAELKKQVEVLVGKIDRLNPGSRVGLLATNTLMSYKLALAIMCSGRTIVWLNWRLAGEELERQIKDSGVQLCLVENSLWRSGMTNPFKSYSAFLIINADPEELIPVFKSDWVASIMYTSGTTGKPKGVLQTFGNHFYSAVSSALNLGLSSADKWLCVAPIFHISGFSIIMRGLIYGMTVRLVEKFRAEEIERILANETVTIMSVVPFMLKKLIQQQNKTNTHYNSAFRCMLLGGGTIDRETLETCLQRSIPVVQCYGMTETCSQIVALRSADALLKLGSVGQPLFSTQLKLSKDGEILLKTPALTPGYLNLPDKLPSKMIDGWYRTGDIGHLDKEGYLYIDGRADEMLISGGENIFPQEVEQVYQRYPQINEVAVVGQNDSVWGQIPVAFVVSDRRLSTTKLMNYGYEHLARYKVPQQYIFVSELPKNASGKIRRFMLREKLNNE